The genomic segment CGGTGGGCAGCCGCATCTGCCGCTCGGGTTCGACCACCGGCTGGCGCTGCGGCACCGTGGGCGCGTTCAACCAGACCGTCAACTACGGCGGCGGTGACATCGTCTACGGCCTGACCCGCACCAGCGCCTGCGCCGAGCCGGGCGACTCCGGCGGTTCCGTGGTCAGCGACCCCGGTTCCGGCACCCGCGTGCAGGCCCAGGGCATGACCTCGGGCGGCTCGGGCAACTGCTCGTCCGGTGGCACGACGTTCTTCCAGCCGGTCAACGAGGCGCTCAGCGCCTACGGCCTGACCCTCTACACCGGCTGACCCGTACTCGCGCCAGCTGATAGCAAAGGTGGCTTCCGGGGCGGATTCCGCTCCGGGAGCCACCTTCGTGTCAGAGCTTGCGCAGGCCTTCCAGGACGCGGTACATCAGGTCCAGGGCGGGGCGGCCGTTGTCGGCGACGGCGGTGGCGTGCACGGTGACCCGGCCCGCTTCGGCCAGGTCGCCGATCAGGACCTGTGCCACGCCGAGTGGAACGGAGAGCTGCGCGGCGATCTCGGCCACCGAGCGCGGCTGCAGGCAGAGGGAGAGCACCCGCGCGGACTCCGGCGTGGTGAACCCCGTCTGCCTCGGGTCCGCGGCGATCAGCGTCTCGATGGCCAGCTTCCGCCTGCTCCGGGTGCGCCCGCCGGTGAGGACGTACGGCCGCACCCGGACCCCGTCGTCCACCGGCAGCGGCGATTCCGGTGGCTGTGGCGGCTCCGGGGGCAGCGGTGGTGGCGGAGGGGGAGGTGGTGGAGGTGGTGGAGGTGGTGGCGGGGGTTCGGGCTCCGGTTCTGGTTCTGGCTCGCCGTACTTCTCCAGCGCGCTCGCGGACGGGAAACGGGCGCCCGAACGGCCGACCCGGTCCTGGCGGTGGCGCCGCTTCCGGCCGTCGCGGCCGGTGCTCGCGCTGTCGTCCCCGTCGTCCAGCTTCGCCCGCTGCCGGGCCGTCGGAAAGCGCGCGCCGGACAGGCCGACCGCCGGTTCGTCCGGGATCCGCTCGGGTTCACCCATTGCTCGTTCGACCGCCTAGTGCGCCTGCGGAATTTCGCGACAGTTTCGAAGGCGACCCATACTACTGCCGGAATCCGCCGTGTCACCCGCCCTTCGGGGGAATCAGCCGCCCGGTGCGGAGCGGCGTAATGGCGATCTCGGGGGTGGATGTTTCCGGGGTGTTTTCGATTTGATCGAGACCGGTAACACGGCCGAAACAAGGACGCACGATATTTCAGCTGCCGGGCCGCACCAGGCCGCTTTCGTAGGCGAAGACCACGGCGTGCACGCGATCCCGCAGTTCGAGCTTGGCCAGGACACGGCCGACGTGGGTTTTCACCGTGGTCTCCCCGATGTAGAGCTGTTCGGCGATCTCACCGTTGGACCGGCCGCGCGCGATCAGCCCCAGCACGTCCTTTTCCCGCTCGGTCAGGCGATCGAGCTTGGCGGCGTGCTCGGCGCCGCCTTCTTCGCCGAGGTAGCGGTCCAGCAGCCGCCGGGTCACCGAGGGGGAAACCATGGAGTCGCCACGCAGTACCCCGCGCATGGCCACCAGCATTTCGTCGGCGGGCGCGTCCTTCACCAGGAATCCGCTCGCCCCGGCCCGGAGCGCCGAATAGGCGTACTCGTCGAGGTCGAAGGTGGTGATGATCAGCACGCGCGTGTCCGGCAACGCGGCACAGATCTTCGCGGTCGCCTCGATCCCGTCCATCGTGGGCATCCGCACGTCCATCAGCACCAGTTCCGGGCGCAGCCGCAGCGCGGCCTCCACCGCGG from the Amycolatopsis magusensis genome contains:
- a CDS encoding DUF742 domain-containing protein, with protein sequence MGEPERIPDEPAVGLSGARFPTARQRAKLDDGDDSASTGRDGRKRRHRQDRVGRSGARFPSASALEKYGEPEPEPEPEPPPPPPPPPPPPPPPPPLPPEPPQPPESPLPVDDGVRVRPYVLTGGRTRSRRKLAIETLIAADPRQTGFTTPESARVLSLCLQPRSVAEIAAQLSVPLGVAQVLIGDLAEAGRVTVHATAVADNGRPALDLMYRVLEGLRKL
- a CDS encoding response regulator, giving the protein MTGRVLICDDQELVRVGIRMIVDSQPDLAVAEEAADGAAAVEAALRLRPELVLMDVRMPTMDGIEATAKICAALPDTRVLIITTFDLDEYAYSALRAGASGFLVKDAPADEMLVAMRGVLRGDSMVSPSVTRRLLDRYLGEEGGAEHAAKLDRLTEREKDVLGLIARGRSNGEIAEQLYIGETTVKTHVGRVLAKLELRDRVHAVVFAYESGLVRPGS